A single region of the Micropterus dolomieu isolate WLL.071019.BEF.003 ecotype Adirondacks linkage group LG02, ASM2129224v1, whole genome shotgun sequence genome encodes:
- the LOC123958058 gene encoding NACHT, LRR and PYD domains-containing protein 3-like, with amino-acid sequence MHTIIPHLEDYPAIPVSRLEKADRQDTVVQIIQIYGPYGALEVTRKVLMKINRNDLVQRLPNITSVPKDVGDVGSSENRESSPIKSQAMSPQLFTTDSQSEDFMVPVPKPAQPITSYQQMLQSNLQNRFVCVQEGLSDMEDKKLLDDIYTELYITDGGDMQINRQHEVMQIEMASRNLAATEVSVKPSDIFKHHSGKYRPIRTVLTNGIAGIGKTFLVHKFILDWAEGRANQDVHLIFPFTFRQLNLLKGKRFSLAKLIHKCIMETKEITEEALNYIFTVLQMSGNTNYDKSKVKLLFVLDGLDEKRLQLDFTAKEKNTIDVTKSARVEGLLTNLIKGTLLPSARLWITTRPAAASQIFLEFVDMVSEVRGFNDPQKELYFTKRFSHDEQAAGRILSHIKTSQSLHIMCHIPIFCLITATVLEDVLKSSERGELPKTLTEMYTYFLVVQMRQTKEKYGTKKNIQYIQSLAKLAFNQLEKRNLIFYEEDLKESGIYLNEASVYSGVFTQIFRKESWRKKDKDKGRLFSFVHLSIQEFLAAFHVALSLINSNKNVMAESQPTFKSLGMLLSKTSVTDVHRIAIDKALESPDGHLDLFLRFLLGLSLQSNQDLLADLLKQRRIISNSNQETSTYIKEKIKNNPSPERSINLFHCLNELNDHSLLEEIQQYLSSGCIAKRYLSPAQWSALVFILRSSEKQHDVFDLKKYCATEEGLLRLLPVFQASSTYLLSGCNLSDRGFKAIASVLSSHQSNLRELDLSSNNPNDAGMKLLSAGLENPHCRLESLRLSDCNLAGRSCEALASVLSSKTSNLRELDLSNNDLQDSGVKLLSAGLGSLHCTLESLRLNLCKLSWMSCEALASSLSSQSSCLKQLDLSNNDLQDSGVKALSAGLESPQCRLETLRLSGCLVTEQGCSFLASALSSNPSHLRELDLSYNHPGDSGVMLLSAGLKDPNWRLDTLRVDPSGVRWLKSGLKKYSCELTLDPNTAHRDLILSDENRKVTRASEEQPYPDHPERFDDWFQLLCREGLSGRCYWEVEWDGKTWVAVTYRGISRRGEAVDFCPGWNEKSWSLECSDDGYYTCHNKILTEICFHPLDSTRVALYLDWPAGTLSFYRVSSDTLTHLYTFYSRFTEPVYPGFWIGLNCSITLCQMGEGEQSPEDPNT; translated from the exons ATGCACACAATCATCCCACATCTCGAAGACTACCCAGCCATCCCTGTGAGCCGGCTGGAGaaggcagacaggcaggacaCCGTTGTTCAGATCATTCAGATCTATGGCCCTTATGGAGCTCTGGAGGTGACCAGAAAGGTTTTAATGAAGATCAACAGAAATGATCTGGTGCAGCGATTACCAAACATCACCTCAGTACCAAAAG ATGTTGGTGATGTGGGGAGTTCAGAAAACAGAGAATCTTCCCCAATTAAATCACAAGCCATGTCTCCTCAACTTTTCACTACAGACAGTCAAAGTGAAG ATTTCATGGTGCCAGTACCAAAGCCTGCACAGCCAATCACATCATACCAACAAATGCTCCAATCCAATCTTCAGAAtcggtttgtgtgtgtacaagaAGGACTATCAGATATGGAGGATAAAAAACTTCTGGATGATATTTATacagagctctacatcacagacgGAGGCGACATGCAAATTAACAGGCAACACGAGGTCATGCAGATCGAGATGGCATCAAGAAATCTAGCAGCAACCGAGGTATCAGTCAAACCCAGCGATATCTTCAAACACCATTCTGGAAAATACAGACCCATAAGGACCGTGCTGACCAATGGGATTGCAGGAATTGGGAAAACATTTCTTGTGCACAAGTTCATCCTCGACTGGGCTGAAGGAAGAGCCAATCAAGATGTGCATCTCATATTCCCCTTCACCTTCCGCCAGCTGAATTTACTGAAGGGGAAAAGGTTTTCTCTCGCCAAGCTAATTCACAAATGTATCATGGAAACCAAGGAGATCACAGAGGAGGctcttaattacattttcacagtGCTACAGATGTCAGGAAACACCAACTATGACAAGAGTAAAGTTAAACTTCTCTTTGTGTTGGATGGACTAGATGAGAAACGCCTTCAACTAGACTTCACtgccaaagaaaaaaacaccattGATGTGACAAAGTCGGCTAGGGTAGAAGGACTGCTGACGAACCTCATTAAGGGGACTCTGCTTCCCTCTGCTCGTCTCTGGATAACTAcacgacctgcagcagccagtCAGATCTTTCTAGAGTTTGTTGACATGGTGTCAGAGGTGAGAGGGTTCAATGACCcacagaaggagctttatttcACCAAAAGATTCAGTCATGACGAGCAGGCTGCTGGCAGAATCCTCTCCCACATCAAGACATCACaaagcctccacatcatgtgccacatACCAATCTTCTGTTTGATCACTGCGACCGTTCTGGAAGATGTGTTGAAAAGCAGTGAGAGAGGAGAGCTTCCCAAGACTCTGACCGAGATGTACACATACTTCCTGGTGGTTCAGATGAGGCAGACAAAAGAGAAGTATGGCACAAAAAAGAACATCCAGTATATTCAGTCACTTGCAAAACTGGCTTTTAACCAGCTGGAGAAGAGAAACCTGATTTTCTATGAGGAAGACCTAAAAGAGAGTGGGATTTATCTCAATGAAGCATCTGTGTACTCTGGggtgttcacacagatctttagAAAGGAGAGCTGGAGGAAGAAGGACAAGGATAAGGGCAGACTGTTCAGTTTTGTCCATCTGAGcattcaggagtttctggctgcttTTCATGTGGCGCTGTCGCTCATTAACAGCAACAAGAATGTGATGGCTGAATCCCAACCAACGTTTAAAAGTCTGGGGATGCTTCTCAGCAAAACATCTGTAACAGACGTCCATAGGATTGCTATCGACAAGGCCTTAGAGAGTCCAGATGGACACCTGGACTTGTTTCTCCGTTTCCTGTTGGGTCTTTCATTGCAGAGCAATCAAGATCTCCTGGCAGACCTACTAAAACAGAGAAGAATTATCTCAAACAGCAATCAGGAAACAAGCACGTACATCAAGGAGAAGATCAAGAACAATCCCTCTCCAGAGAGAAGCATCAACCTCTTTCACTGTCTGAATGAGCTGAATGATCATTCTCTGCTGGAGGAGATCCAACAGTACCTGAGTTCAGGATGTATCGCCAAAAGAtatctctctcctgctcagtggtcagctctggtcttCATCTTAAGGTCGTCAGAAAAACAGCATGATGTGTTTGACTTAAAGAAATACTGTGCCACAGAGGAGGGCCTTCTAAGGCTGCTGCCAGTGTTTCAAGCCTCCAGTACATATCT GCTGAGTGGCTGTAATCTGTCAGACAGAGGCTTTAAAGCCATCGcctcagttctcagctcccaTCAATCTAAtttgagagagctggacctgagcaGCAACAACCCTAATGATGCAGGAATGAaactgctctctgctggactaGAGAATCCCCACTGTAGACTGGAATCCCTCAG GTTGAGTGACTGTAACCTCGCAGggagaagctgtgaagctctggcCTCAGTCCTCAGCTCCAAGACCTCTAATCTTCgtgagctggacctgagtaacaacgaCCTGCAGgactcaggagtgaagctgctctctgctggacttGGCAGTCTACACTGTACACTGGAGTCTCTCAG GCTGAATTTGTGCAAGCTGTCATGGATGAGCTGTGAAGCACTGGCCTCATCTCTTAGTTCACAGTCATCTTGTCTGAAACaactggacctgagtaacaacgacttgcaggattcaggagtgaaggctctctctgctggactggagagtccacaATGTAGACTGGAAACCCTCAG gctGTCAGGCTGTCTGGTCACAGAACAGGGCTGTTCTtttctggcctcagctctgagctCCAACCCCTCACATCTgcgagagctggacctgagctacaaTCATCCAGGAGACTCAGGAGTGATGCTGCTCTCAGCTGGACTGAAGGATCCAAACTGGAGACTGGATACTCTCAG GGTGGACCCTAGTGGAGTGCGCTGGTTGAAATCTGGCCTGAAGAAGT ATTCCTGTGAACTCACACTGGACCCAAACACAGCACACCGAGACCTCATTCTGTctgatgaaaacagaaaagtgaCACGGGCGAGCGAGGAGCAGCCATATCCAGATCACCCTGAGCGATTTGATGACTGGTTCCAGCTACTGTGCAGAGAGGGTTTGAGTGGTCGCTGTTACTGGGAAGTAGAGTGGGATGGAAAGACTTGGGTTGCAGTGACTTACAGAGGAATCAGTAGACGCGGAGAAGCTGTTGACTTCTGTCCTGGATGGAATGAAAAGTCCTGGAGTCTAGAGTGCTCTGATGACGGGTACTATACTTGTCACAATAAAATTCTAACAGAAATATGTTTCCACCCCCTTGACTCTACCAGAGTAGCGTTGTATCTGGACTGGCCTGCAGGCACGCTGTCCTTTTACAGAGTTTCCTCGGACACATTGACACACCTCTACACCTTCTACTCCAGATTCACTGAACCCGTCTACCCTGGGTTCTGGATTGGGTTAAACTGCTCAATAACCCTGTGTCAGATGGGGGAGGGAGAGCAGTCACCTGAAGATCCAAACACTTAA